The DNA region GACCTGCATGATGTTTGGTGCGATTTCCGGATCCGCTGCGGCGGCTGTTTCCTCTATCGGAGGTTTCATGATTCCCGAGATGGAACGCAAAAACTATAGCAGGGAGTTCAGTGTAGCTTTGACGACCACGTCCGCCACAACCGGACTGCTCATTCCTCCCAGCAACATCATGATCGTCTATGCCGTGGTTGCAGGAAATGTTTCAGTAGCCGGATTGTTCCTGGGTGGTCTGGTACCCGGAATCTTGATGGGGCTGCTTATTATGGCGGCCTGCTTCCTAATGAACCGTAGCAAGAATGTGGGTTCTGGAGACGTTGCCTCGTTGAAAAAGGTTTTCTTTTCCTTTCTGCATGCGCTTCCCAGTTTATTATTGGTCCTTATTGTTATTGGAGGGATACTGGGCGGAATTTTTTCCGCAACCGAAGCTTCCGCTGTGGCTGTGGCCTATGCTCTGATTTTGGGAGTGATTATTTATCGCGAGGTCAAGATTCAGGACTTACCCCGGATCTTGCTTAAGTCGGCCAAGACCACCTCGGTGGTCATGATTCTTGTAGGCGCGAGTCAAGCCATGGGTTGGGTATTGGCTTATGAGCAAATTCCTCAAACCGTGAGTTCGGCCTTGTTGGCTATTTCGGAAAACAAACTGGTTATTCTGCTTATCATTAACCTCATGCTTCTGATCGTCGGCACTTTCATGGATATGACCCCTGCGGTGCTAATCTTTACTCCCATACTTCTACCTGTGGTTATGAAACTCGGTGTGGAGCCGGTTCACTTCGGCATATTCATGATCGCAAATCTTTGTATAGGCTTGTGTACCCCACCAGTGGGTACCTGCTTGTTTATCGGTTGCGGAGTGGGGAATACAACGATCGCCAAAGTAGTGAAGCCATTGATCCCGATCTTCATCGCGATGGCCATCGGTCTCCTTTTGATCACCTACGTACCGGGACTCTCAACCTGGTTGCCGGGTGTGTTTGGATTTTAGGCTTTAATGTTGTAGGAGCTAGCTTGCTTGCGACTGGACTGTCTCCTACAACTCACGCATCCGATAAAATTTAGCTCCTCCCGGGAAGTCTTCGTCGACGTATTTAAAAGGATCTTCTGAATCCAAATCCTCAAATTCACCCTCAGTATCCCACGCTTCCAAGTCTGTGGATGACTCAAGTTGATAGGGTGCATCATCCGAAGCGGACATTCCAACCAGAACTTGATTCTGGTCTCCAACTTTCCCGCTCGTATTTGGGAGACATCACTGACTTTCGTTCCGGAGTCACTGTCTTTATCCCTTCCAAAAACGCCGACGTCTTCCTGCTACCGGGCAGGCTAAAATATGAAAAAACCGCGAATTATTGAAATGATACTTTTCGGTTAAGAGCTCTATTTTTTAGTTTCAAAAAATAATGAAATATTTTTCTTGACGCTTGTGATCCGAATTTCCAAATAGATCTCAAGAGCAACGCTTTTCAATTGTTCAACTCAATTTACCCCAAATTTAATCAGTTTATGATCCCTCGACCCTCGACCCTCGACCCTCGACCCTCGATCACCTAATCGCCTTAGAGGCGTGGTGGCGAAAAGTTGCTTCGGTCGTTGCCGGAGCCTTAACAAGAAAAGTCCGAAGTCGGCGGCACAGCCTGCCAGAGCTCATCCACAAACGGGGGCAGAGCCGTGTCGGTAAAATTGTTTCCGAAAGAGCGGTCCGGTGTACGCGCCCGGACGACAGAATGTATAACGGGCACTTTATTCGTTTATGCCCGGAAGCCGCCCTCTCAAGCGGTCGTTGTCCTCATGTGGTTCTCCAAGGACTGGTGCGCGAATGGATTTTTTCACCCAAATTCAACTTCTTTTCTCAACTTCAAATCACAGTCATTATGAAACGTTTCCTTACGGAGTTCTATGGGCTCATTGTGTACTTATGCGCTGGATTAACCAGCTTGACGGCTCAAATAGAACACTCCACGACAAACCGGATTGATAAACAGGCTTTCCGGGAAGAACTCGCCCTGGGAGATGTGGATAAAATTTGGCAACGTATTGAAGCCACTGCGGTTGATGAAGCGGGAGAGTCGGTGGATTCCTTCAAGCTCTGCCAGGCGTTGATGATCATGCATTCCTCTGGTGAAGTGGAAGGGTATAGAGATGTTTTTAATCCGATTACGCGGGAATTCCTGGATGAAGTCGGAGCCTTGTTTTCCTCGGACCTGGGGCGTGAAACCCGGGATCGGGGAGAGCAGCTGGTGCTGATGGGGAAGTTGTATGAAAAATACCTGGAGGATGCGGATGAAGCGAAGGCCTGTTACCTGAAGGTGGTGAATCGTTATCTTGCCAGCCGTTCCCATCCAGTAAACGCGGAGGATTGGAAACTGGCGCTGAAGAGCGCCGAAGACCTGGAAAGCTTGAATGCCGACGAGCGCTATGCCTTCAAGCGGCTCACGCAAATGCGGGAGTTGGAGGAAATGATCGCGCACCGGATCGCCTCCGCAAAAGAACAGGAGGCGTTCCTGGAGGCAAAGGCAACGGTGGTTCAGCCGCTGATGCCGGAATTCAACCCGGATGATGAAATTCCTTTCGAGGAACTTCGCTTGAATTTTCTCAATGAAGGGGGGCGGAAATGAGACGCTTGTTATCACAATGGACTTTGTTTGTTTTGTTGCTCGTTGCTCCGCTGGGCTCTTTGATTGCCGAAGAGTCGCGGACGGTTTTGGTACGTGCCCAGGTGCGCGGAAAAGTGGTCTCCGTCGGTGGGTCCGATTACGTTAAGTTAGCCGTGAATGGCATAAACAAATACTTCTATTTCACCACGACTTACGATGTCACCAATTCGACGTTGTTTGAGTTCGAAGTGGATTTGAATGACGACAAGGTTATAACGGTCACGCAGGCGGGCATGTCGGATTATAGGATATATTTTAATCCGGTGATGAGTGCGGGCCTTAAGGAAAGTTTGCAAATCTTGTTGGATGACTCTCCTTTGAGAACGATAGGGAAAGCTGATATCTCGGGTTCAACGGTGGACCTCAGAGTACGGCCGGTTGCGGTTAAAGAGCCCGTCTCCGCTTTTGGTAAGGCTTATCCCGTAATCGGTGCTACAAAAGCTGAAATACATATTGGATTGGGCCGGGCCACGATGGGTTACGGCGCTGGCAAAATCATGTTAAAGCCCGAAAATTTCGGGGCCAATAATTTGGCCACCACCGATGCCGTGTTTTCCATTTTTGATTCCACCTATGTGGACGTAACAAGTAGCGGGACCCATCGCCAGGCATTTGCTCCGGAGGGGCTGGCCGATGTGCAAGTGTTGGGCGGCGGCGGATTTGCCATAAAATTTTATACTCCCAGTCAGGTGGGCGCCAAATCGGGTGGCCTTTATCCGCTCACCGGCTCACCTGTTGCGACTTATGAGATCACGGACCCGGATACGTCCGGTGGATCAGGTGCGTCCAATGGTTTTTTTCGGGAGTTCAAACTGAAGCGAATCATAGGGGCGAAAACGGATTATCTGGAGGTCGATGAAGAATATTACGAATACGACGATGGTATGGGGGACTCCGGGGAAGGGACTACCACCTATTTGTATGACTGGTACCAATCCACCAAAGACATTGTTCACCTGCGCTACGCCAGCATTGATTCATACAATCCCGAATGGCAAATAAGTTTATTTACCCAGGATGGCTCGGCAAATGTGAAAGATGCCAAGGAATTCACTATTGGGAATTTCGAATCGTATGCCCGGGGCTACGGTGGCGACTTATATAGCGTTTATACAAAGGATTCCAATACCACAGACCCTTCGAATCCTTATGAGGTCACTTGGGAAAGGCCGAACAACACGACCAAAACCTACCGTTTCACGGGAGCAAATCTGGATGGCGAGCCGGACACGGCCATAGGCCAGATCAAACAGGTGAAAACCACCTTCAAGGACACGGTGGACAACTTGATCACGAGCTATTCCTACTGGGAAGACGCTTCCGGCGAACTGGCCCTGCCGGACCTGATCGAAACCAAGCAGGGATCGCTGGTGGTGGGTAAAACGACCGCGGTCTACACGGAGCCGACCCTATTCAGTAAAACCATCCTCCAGAAGGTGGAGACCAACTACTCCGAATCCGGTGAGTTCTACATTACGACGGTCAAGAGCTACCGCCCGGACGATGCGGATGAACACCTTAAAGGAAAAACGATATCCATTGAGCTACCGAATGGCACCAAAACCTCTTATTTGTATCTAAAAGGCACGAGTACCTGGGACATCTCAACCTCCAAGTACGTATTTACCCCCGGCGGATCCGGAGCGGAACGCAGGGTTGTCACATTGCATGGCAATAAGTTTAGCGGCGGCACCTATTTAAAAACCTTCGAGGGTTACGATATCGATGACCTTGATATGGAAACGGTATTCGGGGGAACCGGTTACGGCAAGCACACTGCGGAGGATGTCTGGTATGACGCTCAAGGACGCGTGCATTACAGAGCCACCTATGTTTATATAGGGAGTGGCAACTTCGCTCAAATTTCCCATCGCCAATACATCCATGATGGATACGGCAACCTAGTTAAAGATTATGAGTTTGTTGGTAGTCCCTTAACCGACGGACGCATCTTCCATGTGGCAACCTACGCGAACGGTCAAAAGACCAGTGAATCCGATGCCCAAGGCGTTATCACGGAATTTTACTATGACGCGTATGACCGGGTCATTGAAACCATCAAAAAAGGCATAACCGTTTCGGGCTTCGACACCCAGGGGGATATCGAAACCACCTATACCCTGGATGTGGCTGATAATGTACTCACGGAGACCGTGCATGACCCTTCGAGCACCAAGAGCCTGACCACCACCTACACCTACGACACGGGCGGGCGGGTTAAAACAGTCAATGATCCCCGCGACCTGACCAACACCTACAGCTATACCAGTGATACGGTCACGACGGTCACCTACCCGAATAACTCCACCCGGACCACGACCCTGCACAAGGATGGCCGTTTGTACACCATAACGGGAACGGCGCAGCCGCCCGAGACCTACACCTATGGTTATGAAAGCGGGACCGGTTTCTTGTGGTCGAAGAAAGCCTACGACTCCGGGCCTTGGAACACGGCCTACAAAGACTGGCTGGGCCGTCCCATCCGCAACGAATTCCCGACCTTCAACAGCAGTACCGTCAAGTTATTCCAGGAGTTCCAGTACGATAACACCTGGAGCCACCTGACCAAGGAGACTTACAAGTCAGGCACTTCGGTGGGTTCTGCAAGTACGGTTGGGGCAAGCAAGCTTTACTGGTACGACGGCAACGCCAAATTGACAAGAACCGCCACCGACACGAATGACAATGGCTCCATCGATTTAAGTACGGACCATAACGTGATGGAGTACTACGGTCATTTTCAAAAGTTCGGCTCCGATTGGTATGACTTTAACGGCTATGGCACCTATGGCACCGATGGTTCGAGCACGCTTAAAGGCCTTGAGGCGACCTACGCAAAAGTCTCCGGGTATACCGTCAATACCGGTAGCGATAGCACGATCGGTTACAGCTTCACCCAGAACATATTCGGTGACTATACCGAAGACTATGTCAAGGTGCGGCGTTCGCAGGCCAAGGTAATCAAGCAGCATTACATCGACCAGAATCCCAGCACTGATTTGCTGGTTACCCAGTCGGTCAACCTCAACGGACTGGATGTGGAGACGCTCAACACCGAAGGGCACCTCTTTTCGAACCACTATGACGTAATCGGCCGGCTTATCCTGACCATTGACGGACGTGACCTGGAGACGGAGTACAGCTACGACAGCAAAGGCCAGTTGTCCTGGGTCGAGGACTCCGCCGGAGTCCGCAAAACCTACTTATACGACAGTAGTACCGGCTTCATGTTCAAGGATACCGACGACAGTGGAATAGAAGCCCTTTATGGATACGACCTTATGGGGCGCCTCACCCACACTTAT from Verrucomicrobiota bacterium includes:
- a CDS encoding TRAP transporter large permease, which translates into the protein MDPQVLILVVVFFGLLVLHVPIAVCIAVATIVTILSLGDVPTAFIVSQKVSTGIASFPLLAIPFFILSGVLMGEGGMARRLMDFANSVVGRFHGGLAYVNTMTCMMFGAISGSAAAAVSSIGGFMIPEMERKNYSREFSVALTTTSATTGLLIPPSNIMIVYAVVAGNVSVAGLFLGGLVPGILMGLLIMAACFLMNRSKNVGSGDVASLKKVFFSFLHALPSLLLVLIVIGGILGGIFSATEASAVAVAYALILGVIIYREVKIQDLPRILLKSAKTTSVVMILVGASQAMGWVLAYEQIPQTVSSALLAISENKLVILLIINLMLLIVGTFMDMTPAVLIFTPILLPVVMKLGVEPVHFGIFMIANLCIGLCTPPVGTCLFIGCGVGNTTIAKVVKPLIPIFIAMAIGLLLITYVPGLSTWLPGVFGF
- a CDS encoding RHS repeat-associated core domain-containing protein, with the translated sequence MRRLLSQWTLFVLLLVAPLGSLIAEESRTVLVRAQVRGKVVSVGGSDYVKLAVNGINKYFYFTTTYDVTNSTLFEFEVDLNDDKVITVTQAGMSDYRIYFNPVMSAGLKESLQILLDDSPLRTIGKADISGSTVDLRVRPVAVKEPVSAFGKAYPVIGATKAEIHIGLGRATMGYGAGKIMLKPENFGANNLATTDAVFSIFDSTYVDVTSSGTHRQAFAPEGLADVQVLGGGGFAIKFYTPSQVGAKSGGLYPLTGSPVATYEITDPDTSGGSGASNGFFREFKLKRIIGAKTDYLEVDEEYYEYDDGMGDSGEGTTTYLYDWYQSTKDIVHLRYASIDSYNPEWQISLFTQDGSANVKDAKEFTIGNFESYARGYGGDLYSVYTKDSNTTDPSNPYEVTWERPNNTTKTYRFTGANLDGEPDTAIGQIKQVKTTFKDTVDNLITSYSYWEDASGELALPDLIETKQGSLVVGKTTAVYTEPTLFSKTILQKVETNYSESGEFYITTVKSYRPDDADEHLKGKTISIELPNGTKTSYLYLKGTSTWDISTSKYVFTPGGSGAERRVVTLHGNKFSGGTYLKTFEGYDIDDLDMETVFGGTGYGKHTAEDVWYDAQGRVHYRATYVYIGSGNFAQISHRQYIHDGYGNLVKDYEFVGSPLTDGRIFHVATYANGQKTSESDAQGVITEFYYDAYDRVIETIKKGITVSGFDTQGDIETTYTLDVADNVLTETVHDPSSTKSLTTTYTYDTGGRVKTVNDPRDLTNTYSYTSDTVTTVTYPNNSTRTTTLHKDGRLYTITGTAQPPETYTYGYESGTGFLWSKKAYDSGPWNTAYKDWLGRPIRNEFPTFNSSTVKLFQEFQYDNTWSHLTKETYKSGTSVGSASTVGASKLYWYDGNAKLTRTATDTNDNGSIDLSTDHNVMEYYGHFQKFGSDWYDFNGYGTYGTDGSSTLKGLEATYAKVSGYTVNTGSDSTIGYSFTQNIFGDYTEDYVKVRRSQAKVIKQHYIDQNPSTDLLVTQSVNLNGLDVETLNTEGHLFSNHYDVIGRLILTIDGRDLETEYSYDSKGQLSWVEDSAGVRKTYLYDSSTGFMFKDTDDSGIEALYGYDLMGRLTHTYGRTPYPVRYEYNDPMGQMTKMETFRTGDLSVFSGFNGTSDETNWTYDSYTGLLKKKTDDKLKYSEYTYNSLGQVLTRRDGRGVIVTNEYYASTNPGTGGIPNALKKVTYPSTGGYNNSANVQYTPDLLYTYKRHGGLYEVTEGSTGGPANKRNKRVFSYDSNYQLSQEDLGIYANDIYHETNDVINYTYDTTTKGFKGRSVSFNYRNDSTYKNSFTYDSTSRLDKVTANHFSATAFDYTYNAEANVVDYLQYGNYKQDMVYRSDSYRLDKILHLWASDSSKTQETRLEYDSHGRRTYEKMKGTVVTTLSRPAAGYASKAEYDLRSQVNKYERYNIDASTWAIGTTISNTRCDWVFDNEGNRDHETIAPASLAQYTANELNLYTLIPGASPTHDDNGNMLTDGTRTMVYDAENRLVKVTIGANNWTYQYDYMGRRITLSANGTLQKKFVYQGWNLIAETNSSDTVGRKFTWGLDVSTTIQGAGGVGGLLMIQDGSAEYYPIYDGARNIVGLYNETGGIAAAYEYDAYGRIVNQSGTYAASNPFRFSTKYTDEDTDLVYYGLRYYNPKIGRFINRDPIGESGGINLNAFVGNNPVNYYDYLGLHPDDPEEDEDLDDYDLDPWEVNGWDAIDTYLEELVIEWLNQSWENSIQSSYNYSYRQTYEIDDSQSYDKTYTLKTFVVDGDKEERGNKVPWNSDNKYYVMPPLNWPETNLSSLNEKTPFSLLGTLWKANPRKLFMKLQAEIGRVEYPIGNIPEYTADITIDKTLIDVVFGYTYYMGGPSEELPYQTSFEISGLNNGLWGNIANESPYSVDIWTVFEPVFIEKEY